The Daucus carota subsp. sativus chromosome 2, DH1 v3.0, whole genome shotgun sequence genome includes a window with the following:
- the LOC108209194 gene encoding patellin-4 has protein sequence MTVEVIKAEVATVSHQEEKKVVDEVAEVAEVVEVKKDVEAEPESVEKTPSFKEESNFVSDLKDHEKKALSDFKAKLEEAILGNNLFKKEEAKVEEVVVVETKEKEEVVECVEEKEVEKVEEKEKVEGEESSKKSGEKKGLIATIQGLFKKDEVKVEEVVEEKAKVEEEKKEEVKEEECVKEEAEKVEESVEVKEEAEKVEEKEKVVEGGEESSKKSGEKKGLNKLKSKIGEAFKGHGLFKKEEPKVEEVVEEKAKVEEVVEEKKDEEKKEECEKEVVQEDVKEKESETVEEKEKVEEGEESSKKSVEKKGLNKFKSTIQEAFKGHSLFGKKSKKEVEEKKEELKPEGDEKVEEEPKPEGDDKVDAESKPECEEKVEEKEKEEVVEVVETEVCEEKEPEVVVEEVVEEIKTEECEEEKKVEEVIEVAEEEKKVEEVVEVCEEEKKVEEEVVVDKDISLWGVPLLPSKLDEGTDVVLLKFLRARDFKVNEAFEMLKKTLEWRKEWKIDSILDEDLGTDLSLAGYMSGVDREGHPICYNIFGVLDDEELYQKTFGSEEKRDFFLRWRFQLMERGIQKLELKPTGVTSLLQVTDLKNSPGPAKKEVRLAIKKALALLQDNYPEFVARNIFINVSFWYYAYNAVFSTLLTQRTKSKLVFARPAKVTETLLKYISVEQIPIQYGGLKRDSDFEFSAEDCTASELIIKATSTATIEIPAPEAGTTFIWDITVLGGDVNYKEEFVPADECSYTIIVQKEKKLGSAEAPIRNTFRTNEAGKIVLTIENCTNKKKKVFYRHKVKKSAL, from the exons ATGACTGTTGAGGTGATTAAAGCTGAAGTTGCTACTGTTTCTCATCAAGAAGAGAAGAAAGTTGTGGATGAGGTGGCTGAGGTTGCTGAGGTGGTTGAGGTGAAGAAAGATGTTGAAGCTGAGCCTGAGAGTGTTGAGAAGACTCCTTCTTTTAAGGAAGAGAGTAATTTTGTTTCTGATTTGAAGGATCATGAAAAGAAGGCTTTGAGTGATTTCAAGGCCAAGCTTGAGGAAGCTATTCTTGGGAACAATTTGTTTAAGAAGGAGGAGGCTAAAGTTGAGGAGGTTGTTGTGGTGGAGACTAAGGAAAAGGAAGAAGTGGTGGAGTGTGTTGAGGAGAAGGAGGTTGAGAAGGTTGAGGAGAAGGAGAAGGTTGAGGGGGAGGAGTCTTCAAAGAAGAGTGGGGAGAAGAAGGGCTTGATTGCGACAATTCAAGGTTTGTTCAAGAAGGATGAGGTTAAGGTTGAGGAAGTTGTGGAGGAGAAAGCTAAGGTGGAGGAAGAGAAGAAGGAGGAGGTGAAAGAGGAGGAGTGTGTGAAAGAGGAGGCTGAGAAAGTGGAGGAGAGTGTTGAGGTGAAAGAGGAGGCTGAGaaggtggaggagaaggagaagGTGGTGGAAGGAGGAGAGGAGTCTTCGAAAAAGAGTGGTGAGAAGAAGGGGTTGAATAAGTTGAAATCGAAAATTGGAGAGGCCTTTAAGGGTCATGGTCTGTTTAAGAAAGAGGAGCCTAAAGTGGAGGAAGTTGTGGAAGAGAAAGCAAAGGTGGAGGAAGTTGTGGAAGAGAAAAAAGATGAAGAGAAGAAGGAAGAGTGTGAGAAAGAAGTGGTGCAGGAGGATGTTAAGGAGAAGGAGAGTGAGACGGTTGAGGAGAAGGAAAAGGTGGAAGAAGGAGAGGAATCTTCGAAGAAGAGTGTTGAGAAGAAGGGGTTGAATAAGTTCAAATCAACAATTCAAGAAGCCTTCAAGGGTCACAGTCTGTTTGGTAAAAAGTCTAAGAAGGAGGTAGAGGAGAAGAAGGAAGAGTTGAAGCCCGAGGGTGATGAAAAGGTTGAGGAAGAGCCAAAGCCCGAGGGGGATGACAAGGTGGATGCAGAATCAAAGCCTGAGTGCGAGGAGAAGGTGGAGGAGAAAGAAAAAGAGGAAGTAGTGGAGGTGGTTGAAACTGAAGTATGCGAGGAGAAAGAACCTGAGGTAGTTGTGGAGGAAGTAGTGGAGGAGATCAAAACTGAAGAATGCGAGGAAGAAAAGAAGGTTGAGGAGGTTATTGAGGTAGCTGAGGAAGAAAAGAAAGTTGAGGAGGTTGTTGAAGTATGTGAGGAGGAAAAGAAAGTTGAGGAGGAAGTTGTCGTTGACAAGGATATTTCACTCTGGGGAGTTCCACTTTTACCTAGTAAGCTTGACGAGGGAACTGATGTAGTCCTCTTGAAATTCTTGAGGGCTAGAGATTTTAAGGTCAATGAGGCCTTTGAGATGCTCAAAAAGACCCTTGAGTGGAGGAAAGAATGGAAAATTGATTCAATCTTGGACGAAGATTTGGGAACTGATTTGTCATTGGCTGGATACATGAGTGGTGTTGATCGCGAAGGTCACCCTATTTGTTACAACATCTTTGGTGTGTTAGATGATGAGGAGCTCTACCAAAAGACTTTTGGAAGTGAAGAGAAGCGTGATTTCTTCTTACGGTGGAGGTTTCAGTTGATGGAGAGGGGTATTCAGAAACTAGAGCTTAAGCCCACTGGTGTCACTTCTCTGCTCCAAGTTACAGATCTCAAGAACTCCCCTGGACCAGCTAAAAAGGAGGTTCGCCTTGCTATTAAGAAAGCTCTTGCTCTACTTCAGGACAATTATCCAGAATTTGTTGCTAGAAAT ATCTTCATCAATGTTTCTTTCTGGTACTATGCCTACAATGCTGTGTTCTCTACTTTGCTGACCCAACGAACCAAGAGCAAATTAGTTTTTGCCCGCCCAGCCAAGGTCACTGAGACCTTGCTGAA GTACATTTCTGTCGAGCAAATCCCCATCCAGTATGGTGGCCTTAAGAGAGACAGCGATTTCGAGTTTTCAGCAGAAGACTGTACTGCTTCAGAGCTTATTATTAAGGCTACATCTACAGCAACTATTGAAATACCTGCACCAGAG GCTGGAACTACATTCATCTGGGATATAACAGTTCTGGGCGGGGATGTAAACTACAAGGAGGAATTTGTACCTGCCGACGAATGCTCATACACCATTATTGTCCAAAAGGAAAAGAAACTAGGTTCCGCTGAAGCACCGATTCGCAACACTTTCAGGACTAATGAAGCAGGGAAGATTGTGCTTACTATTGAGAACTGCaccaacaagaagaagaaagtgtTTTACAGACACAAGGTCAAGAAGAGTGCTCTCTAA
- the LOC108207372 gene encoding uncharacterized protein LOC108207372: protein MGLGDTIKEGNKASEQDKAKAMIFLRHHLDEGLKTEYLTIKDPSTLWKDLKERYDHQKTVILPKTRYDWLHLRLQDYKSVSEFNSAMFKITSQLKLCGENITDKDMLEKTYSTFHANNMLLQQQYRERGFTKYSELISVLLLAEQNNELLLKNHQARPTGSTPFPEVNAVTNNEYRDNKSFGRGRGHGYRRGRGRARGHGFGRGRGRNQQNPPNFKRKPYYQKRTTNEGQPEGSTMVKRGESTCSRCGMKGHWRSTCRTSKHFADLYQASLKNVETNFTEQNDPLGLSHLEAHLGSDTQVDPPAFTHMEVGDFFEDVDVNMPKFGGDEPKNN from the coding sequence ATGGGCCTCGGTGACACAATCAAAGAGGGCAATAAGGCCTCTGAACAAGATAAGGCAAAGGCCATGATATTTCTTCGCCATCATCTTGATGAAGGATTGAAAACTGAATATCTGACTATTAAAGATCCATCAACTCTTTGGAAGGATCTCAAAGAAAGATATGACCACCAGAAAACGGTGATACTCCCTAAAACTCGCTATGATTGGCTACACTTGCGATTGCAAGATTATAAAAGTGTGAGCGAGTTTAACTCTGCCATGTTCAAAATTACATCTCAATTGAAATTATGTGGCGAGAATATCACCGATAAAGATATGTTGGAAAAAACATATTCGACTTTCCATGCCAATAATATGCTCTTGCAGCAACAATATCGTGAACGTGGGTTCACGAAATATTCTGAGCTGATTTCTGTTTTGCTCCTTGCTGAACAAAATAATGAACTTTTGttgaaaaatcatcaagcaCGTCCAACTGGCTCAACACCATTCCCTGAAGTGAATGCGGTGACTAATAATGAATATAGAGATAATAAATCATTTGGACGTGGACGTGGGCATGGATATAGACGTGGGCGTGGACGTGCCCGTGGTCATGGTTTTGGGCGTGGTAGAGGCCGTAATCAACAAAATCCCCCCAACTTTAAAAGGAAGCCTTACTATCAGAAACGGACAACAAATGAGGGGCAACCCGAGGGAAGTACGATGGTTAAAAGGGGTGAAAGTACTTGTAGTCGTTGTGGTATGAAAGGTCATTGGAGAAGTACATGTCGTACTTCCAAGCACTTTGCTGACCTATATCAAGCATCTTTAAAGAATGTTGAAACTAATTTTACCGAACAGAATGATCCCTTAGGGCTCTCCCATCTTGAAGCACACCTTGGAAGTGATACTCAAGTTGATCCTCCGGCCTTTACTCACATGGAAGTCGGTGATTTCTTTGAAGATGTTGATGTGAATATGCCTAAATTTGGTGGTGATGAGCCTAAGAATAATTAA